A region of Asterias amurensis chromosome 20, ASM3211899v1 DNA encodes the following proteins:
- the LOC139952686 gene encoding alpha-1A adrenergic receptor-like, protein MEEGFVNQSNLTLGPVFPPRAIPSSPLIGLEVFLGSVGLVGNALVCITIWHSKTLHTLTNYLILNLAIADFLISLCAILNPWLIWEKFSSTVLPMCYTDANIDSYLDVQVYSLFHRIFTDSSPLCLLLVTLERFVGIVQPLKHPTFFSTSKTVILLLLTWAVPFLLEIPAGLWFIVKYIQNNCMASNARDEPGIITFPVVSSVIAVIVPALIMVYMYIVILRNLKRSARNLEEQGIHGPPQELHRAHQKVVNTLVLVTIVFIVLIFPCRVIYIYTVVSLVPTAPQPVVLQQIVLILGVLNSGINPVVYGFKYDKFRRAFIDMMCCCCKRSRDNAVHTEMNATRGTQSTDP, encoded by the coding sequence ATGGAGGAAGGATTTGTGAATCAATCCAACTTGACTCTTGGACCAGTGTTCCCCCCTAGAGCCATTCCAAGCAGTCCTCTGATTGGTCTAGAAGTATTCCTCGGCTCAGTGGGATTGGTCGGTAATGCCCTCGTGTGTATAACGATATGGCATAGTAAGACACTGCACACCCTCACCAACTATCTGATTCTGAACTTGGCCATTGCTGATTTTCTCATCTCGTTATGTGCAATACTGAATCCCTGGCTAATTTGGGAGAAGTTCAGTTCAACCGTATTGCCGATGTGTTACACTGATGCTAACATCGATAGCTACCTAGATGTACAGGTGTATTCTTTATTCCATCGAATCTTCACGGATAGCTCACCGCTGTGCCTGCTCCTTGTTACCCTTGAGCGGTTCGTGGGAATAGTCCAGCCCCTCAAACACCCCACCTTCTTCTCGACCTCGAAAACCGTTATTCTTCTCCTACTGACCTGGGCCGTGCCGTTCCTCCTTGAGATTCCGGCCGGACTCTGGTTCATCGTCAAGTACATCCAGAACAATTGCATGGCGTCCAATGCACGAGACGAGCCTGGGATCATCACCTTCCCGGTCGTCAGTTCCGTGATTGCCGTCATCGTTCCGGCGTTGATcatggtatacatgtatattgtgatCCTTCGGAACTTAAAACGGAGCGCCAGGAACCTAGAAGAACAGGGAATCCACGGACCACCACAGGAACTCCACAGGGCTCATCAGAAGGTGGTAAACACCCTCGTTCTCGTCACCATCGTCTTCATCGTGCTTATATTCCCATGTAGGGTTATCTACATCTACACTGTAGTCAGTCTGGTTCCGACTGCCCCACAGCCCGTTGTCTTACAACAGATCGTCCTAATTCTAGGAGTCCTGAATTCCGGCATCAATCCCGTAGTGTACGGATTCAAGTATGATAAGTTCCGTAGAGCCTTCATTGATATGATGTGTTGCTGCTGTAAGAGATCTAGGGATAACGCTGTACATACCGAGATGAATGCGACACGTGGTACACAATCTACGGATCCATGA
- the LOC139952097 gene encoding L-proline trans-4-hydroxylase-like → METTDFSFSGEFETTEGMQKAFEQEGYFIVRSLISPDEMTALRTAIDRDDGIREHAINLPDGEGRCSKMSLWNHPGSDVTGMLARCDKVAGTMEKLLGGEVYHYHTKLMMKEARTGGSHIWHQDYGYWYKNGCLYPDMGSVFIAVDKTDKENGCLQVLRGSHKLGRIEHAPVAGQTGADLARVEEAKKVMELVYVELEPGDALFFHANVLHKSNRNDSDRRRWVFILSYNLARNNPFKKHHHPCYTPLHKVPNSAILECKNVMDFSGKDFLDPTADETIKAQQPR, encoded by the exons ATGGAAACCACAG ATTTTTCTTTCAGTGGAGAGTTTGAAACGACGGAGGGGATGCAGAAGGCTTTTGAGCAGGAAGGCTACTTCATTGTCAG ATCCCTCATCAGCCCCGATGAGATGACAGCATTACGGACTGCCATCGATCGTGACGATGGAATACGAGAACACGCTATCAACCTGCCCGATGGTGAGGGCAGGTGTAGCAAGATGAGCCTATGGAATCACCCGGGGTCAGATGTCACTGGGATGTTGGCACGGTGTGACAAGGTGGCTGGTACCATGGAAAAG TTGTTGGGAGGGGAGGTGTATCATTACCACACCAAGTTAATGATGAAGGAAGCCAGGACGGGAGGATCCCACATATGGCATCAAGATTATGG GTACTGGTATAAAAACGGCTGCCTTTATCCAGATATGGGATCCGTGTTTATAGCCGTGGATAAAACTGACAAGGAAAATGGATGTTTGCAG GTTTTGCGTGGTTCCCATAAACTTGGACGTATTGAACACGCACCGGTAGCAGGACAGACTGGTGCGGATCTTGCACGAGTTGAAGAGGCAAAGAAG GTAATGGAGCTTGTGTATGTGGAGTTAGAACCAGGAGATGCATTGTTCTTTCACGCAAACGTTTTGCATAAGAGCAACCGAAACGACTCCGATCGACGTCGATGGGTCTTCATTTTATCTTACAATCTGGCCAGAAATAACCCCTTTAAGAAACATCATCATCCATGCTATACACCATTGCATAAG GTGCCAAACTCTGCCATCTTAGAATGCAAAAACGTGATGGATTTCAGCGGGAAAGACTTCTTAGACCCAACTGCTGACGAAACCATCAAAGCACAACAACCACGCTGA